A segment of the Corylus avellana chromosome ca2, CavTom2PMs-1.0 genome:
TCGAGCGATTATCGACATAAATTGGGGTTAAAGCACTCTCACCAATGAACACACCATTATGTGCAAAAGTGGATTTCCGTGACATTATAATTTTTGGTTATGCAGGACCAATAgactgaaaaaaaaagttatattcaATACAGCATGGTATACATGACTCAATGTATAAATGATCACTGCTTGAGTTTACTGCATCACAACATGGAGAAAATAATTCCCATTATCTTGGTCCACCGGTTGGtaaatttgacaaattttaCAAGAATGGATGAGACAATTACCATGCATGTTTTGTTTCACTGAAATAAGCTTCATTAACATAACAGCACTGagttctttgaagaagaagaaatttttttgctgTTTTCCATTTTAATCGTTTCCTCCcaatattttcttaaatatgAAGCTTGGAGTCGTTTTCATGTACTCTTTCAGCTTGGTTTAATGATATTTCCTTTTATCCATGAAGGGAAGAATAGAGACAAACTCCAATTCAAAATAGTGGGCAAAACATACCTTTTTACAGATTAACCTTAATAGGAGTAGAAAGTtcataatacaaatacaaatgcTTCATCAAACTGTGGATAACATACAAATTTGGTCGAAAGTCTTTAACACAACCAATTAGAGGTGAACCAAGTGGCAAAACTGGGATTCCCAAAACCCCCAGCCTCTCTCCTACAAGGGGAATTGGCCACAGAAGGGACCTGAGTATGGATGGCTACCATTTCAAATTTATAGCCAGGTCTAACAGAGCTTCTACTTGGCGTATGGTTTGTTGTTTCTCCTGTTTCTTCAACCTACTGGCAACAGATTCAGGATCAAGCCCCTGTGCATTCTGTGCTTCACTTTGTTCAAACTTTACCTCTTGTAGCAATGCATCAACCTCTCTAACAAAGTCTACCCTTAAAAGTGCATCATCAGCTTCAAGTGGAGGTCTAAGTGGCCCTTGATGctgtcaaaaaaaagaaaaagaagcaagcTGTTATGAAGCTAAATAAAACATAGTTTAATTTGATCATTAGGTCATATTCAATCTTGTTGACATATATCATCTGCTCTAAAGTTCAATGAAGCAATCCCTGGATGGTTAATCTTATCCTGAAACGGTACATAATCTCCCATTAGAAAAAATTCTACCATCTTGGATGTTGGGAGAACTGTGTTTTCCATTTTCTCCCCAATGGAAGAGAAATTCGTTTTTTCCCCCATTTTGTCTAGCTGTCTAGGAATTTTCTACATGTTATTCACAATCAATACCAACTCCTATAATATCTCAACCTATGCTTTCATGAAAGAAATAGTTGATGCATTTGTCCCTCGATGGAGAGATGGTTCTGGTTCTGACTTAAGAGGGACTGATGCCACTCCTGATTATTCAACACACATTTAAAGAGAGAATGGTTTTTTAGAATCACCAATATGTCAATGTATACCTCTAAAGAAAGATTTCTTTGGTATCAGCTAAAACAAAAGGCATCATAGAGTTGAGACGAAACCTAAGATCCACGCATTCaggaccaaaaagaaaaaggaacagCTGATTGTAAGATGTTAAAACAGATCCTTGAGTTCCAAAAGAAACATACTTGTTAGTTGTGTCTATCATGTAATTCAGCTAAAACCATAAGccattcaattttcatttttgcacttaaaaaaaaaaaaaaaaaaaaaagaagaagtcatTTTTGCAGTATACCTTATCAATGTCAAATCCTGCTGGAACAAGAATGCTAAATGGATCTTCTCTTGGAAAGGTATCAATCATGCGTTTTTTGCATTCTTTCAGCCAGCCTTCGTCATCAAACCCATCATGCATATTCAAAAGATCGTTGAGCAGTCTCATGGCAGGAGTGGCCTCCCTTTTCAAAATCTCAGTCTATATGAAGTAAAGTACAGATCTTGTGATTCATTTCCCCCCAAGAAAGGTATAGATGAAAGAAAActacaaaatgaaaagaaaggggCTAAAGGAATAATTATGGTGCAAGATGTGCTAGGCTGGAATAATTCTGTAAGGGTTTTAACTTCAAATCAGCATGATTTCAAACAAGATTTAATGAAGTTCAACATTTGGTTTCAACttcaaatatctcaaatttCAAGCCAGTCCACAAACTAATCCCAAGTAGCATAACAAAAATCTTGCAgaaaaagccaaacaaataAGGTTATTATTTCAACCAAGACCGATTGATGCATAACCAGATTAAGAAATGCAGTaaactacctttttttttaagagacaaAATGCTTTATAAATGAAGGCAGACATTCCCAAATCCCAGGTGCATGTTGGATGCAATGTGAATAAAGAATGAAGAACAAGGAGAGAATGACacataagcaaaacaacatgtTTTGAGATTCCGATGATACAAAATACTTGGAAAGCATTATTAAGAGAGGAGAAATATTATCAAGGTTTTAAAATTCAGCATTAGAAAGGTTAGaggaaaatttttaagaaagttTACAACAAGAATTgctttttagaatttttaaaagcTTATTTACAGCTAAATATTGTACGGAAGTAGAATTATTTTCTCAAGTTCTTGAGAAGTTTAGGAAGGTCCAAAGCCATTTGCATATTGAAACTCACAACTTTAGGCCTGGCAGCTCTTATATATGAAGAATAATGCACACCTCAACCCTTCTGTATAACAGATCAAGACTTCTTATAGCATCCTTTTCTTCCtggaaaaaatgaaagaaatatttGAATCAGCACTAGAGAGAGAGCACTATCAGAAATCCTATTGACCTCATACTATAGTAGAAAGATTTACAAggaagaaataaaaggaaaaggaaaatccATATACTGAAAAGAACAAAGGAGTTCCaaaatttttgctttaaaagaaaaatacaaagtaaGATGTCTCaggtaattttgtttattaGACATATATGATTACAGATATTTTGTTGGATATCAATATTCACACTGAAGGTTCAAtagtcttttgtttttctacttgCATGATACCTTGTTCTTTTGCAAGTGAGAGAAACTCCTAGAAGAAGACATTTAACTCCCTCTTTCTTAAAACAGTCATATTTAATACAATACAGAGTAACTTTTGTCGTGAGTCCTTAATATGGACGGCTTGCTCATAAGAAATAGCTGATGTCACCACCTTCTATATTTTAAAAGACTCAACTACTATTCTGTCTTCTATAGCACTTCTCACTTATTTGCTCTACCACATGAGGATTCTGGGACATTATTGTGATTTGGAAATTCCAGGCCCTTTTTTTCCGGATGAATAGAACTTCCAGATCTAATCAATGGTACAAAtcgttttcttcaaaattttgcgTAACCAGGTGTTTTTTTCCGGAGGAATAGAAATTCCAGGTCTAATCAATGATACAAatccttttcttcaaaattttgtgtAAAAGCTGACCTTCACAAAAATGCATTTGCATATTTATTTAGAAATCTTTGAGACTTATGAAACTAATGCTGGAAAGCAATAAACACTCCTATagataaagagaaatgttataacTGCAGCcgtcaaatttgaaaattaacagTGATGACAAACACTCACAGTGAAcattaaaaagtaaattcaCAAATAAAGAATGTATGGAGATAATTACACTACAACAACATTGCATTAGAAGAAAAGATATCAAGGAAATATTAAAGATAATAAAAGACCAACTTACATCACGTCGAGCAAGATCGCGGCGGTTCCATATGACCATTAGAACAAGCTCAGTGAGTTCTCCTTTCTCTGCAGCTTCCTCAATTTTCTGCATACAAGAAAGTTAAATGACACAAAGAATGCATGAGGATGGACAACATTGAAATGGGGTGTCTTTAATTAGAAGGCAGAAAATTTTACTTTGtaatgaaaagaaaagcagccaaaaaaaggaaaaaagaaagggctTTTCCTTTACAGAAGGATTTATATCAACTTGTAAAGCCTAAATCTCTTGACAGATTAAGCCATTCATGAGGTAATGGCTTTTGCTATTGTAATTTCTGATTACCTCTTCCACTTCTTCAGCAGCTAGGATGAAGCTTGCAACCAGTCTCCGTGCTTTTTTGACATCTTCTTCTGGATACCCCTTCAAGCGCATGCCAATTTCACGATACTCTTCGACCtttctttcctcttcttcctcttcatcttgaCGTCTTCGATGCAACTCCTTTGTCTTTTCACGTTGCCTGGCTTGCCATTCCTAACCTAAAGAAGGTTAATGCCAACTCCAAATAACGCATATTACAATGACCTCAACATAACAAAAATTTCAATCTAAGTTTTATATTCATGCTACAAATTGTTATATATAGAATGAACACTATTCAAATATTCATAAATCAGGACCCATGTGGTCCATAAATCAAGGCCAGATGATCCTAAATTGAGGATTACTCATAATTGAACAAAATATATCAAGAGTAAGGAAGCTTAACATTGGACTAAACAATACGataataagagtaataaaatGGGGAACACAAAATGAAATGATCTAGTTGATTTACTTCTAAGTAGTTGTTGCCATACTATCAAATACATCAAGCTTGAGTTTGAAGGACAAAGAAAGGTGAATAAtattcaaaatcaatttttcttaaCTCCTAAGAGTTGATCGTGAAAAGTGCTTCATCTTTTAACTTGGATGTCACTTGTAATTGCAGAAACATATAAACTCAGATTACGCAATTTATAAGCTGTAAAGGCATTATGTTAAGGTTGTTATGGAAGGCACTTCTAATTGACCACGAGAACAGTCTCAACTTAGGCTATTGTGATATTTTTCTTAGTTGCTGGGTGACCATTCATGATGTATAGCAAACAtacattaataaaatttaatcaatGTCAGACCTACTAAATTCTTCAACATTGCTAAGTGAAGTGCAACTGAATCCGGAGTAACTTGCTCAGTTTGTGATATCAATGTAATCCAACCCACAACTTTGCTTGTAGTCAGGACTAAGTTGACCACAATCAGTGGTCATTTAGTTATCTACTCAAAAACAAACCAATAGGGCCCATTACAATAATTTCCTTTAGCAAATGTATGCATAGAGGCTGCAATTAAACCTTTGATCGTACACTATATCTATGGACAAAAATACATATAACTAAATCTACAATAGACCCATCTCAGGAAACCGAGAAATTTGAACACCCTTTCAGCTGAATCCTCCAAAAGTAATGAATATCCGAAAATCGACAtagcaaaacaagaaaatgagaaacACCCAACTAAGCAAAAGTGCAAAGCATTTCATAGCTCATAACAACGGCTACATACATCATCATAATACTCCTTGGGAAGCCCATCTATGAGCGGCTCATCCTTACTCGTGCTCCTCCTCAGAACTGATTATCAAATCCACaacagaaaaagataaaaaaaaaaaaaataataataataataaaaaaaaaaagcttgtatAATTGGCAAAATCTGAACTTTAAAGGAGCAAAAGCCGTATTTGTGGTGGCGGGTACTAACCTGAGTGGGTTGAGTATTTAGGCTTGAAAGGAGACGGGTATGGAAATACTGGAAGCCTTGCAAGGACAACAGAGCGAGTTGATAATGGCGGTGGAGGTAGTAAGCACATTAGCTCCAGGACCCTTGCCTCCATTTTCTCCTGAGATACCTCCCAGAGAGAACTAATAGGATATTTATATTCATGTACTTTAACCCCTAAACTTTTATCCGATTTTACAAACTCTTTCTATGAcgtttcaaatctctcattttagatCCTTAAACTTTCGATTACTCTTAATTATAATCATTCTGttaattttaaccgttaaaaatataaaatatccttggtttttattttttaaaaaataaaaaaaatttgaaaattaaaattttatacaaaagtcaggagtataaatatcatgtaacgtttaaaatctgacgaaagggtccacattgagagtaattgaaaattcaaaaattcaaaatgagagatttagaaGTTTATGATGAATTTGTAAAATTGAGTGAAAGCTCAAATGACGAAAATGAAGTTtccttatatttttaataatgctTCATTTTAGCATGTACTTGGGCCTGACAACGACTGCGATTTGCCACTCACTTTGGGCTCCTCTCAGCGGATTTGGATCCCCCATTGATTTTTCTGGAAAATTTCAGTAGAgttcttaaaattttaactatcttttaattaaataatttatatttattatctcAGTATTTATCTCTCAACTCATATTTAATAACAAACAAATGTCTCACAGTccaaaagaaagcatttttctaaattattcTAGATATGCTTGAGTGAATCCAAATAGGGTCGTAAATGAATCGAATTATTTATAAACAATTTGAATCGACTTGTATAATCTTGATTTGAGTttagttcatttattaaacgaaTCAAGCTTGAACTTATCTCATTTATTAAAACGAGCTGAACATCTATAAACTCGGTTCAATTCGTATAAGCTCGTCTGAATTCATATtactttattttcattattttgtatagttttgtttttaactttataataaaaatatctctagtattttaaaagataaaaggaaattctctttttaatgtTATAGATATCACTTGAATTGTTGTGATTGTAAATCTTGATGTTATAAGTAGGGCTCGGTATCGATCTGGTTAATGGTCTTATCAGTTGgtaaccgataagctatcggttaaccaaatcctaaccgattaTCGACCGGTAAGAAATGTTACTgaaattatcggtcatatcggtaatcAGTTAACTGGTCAGTTAAATCGGCTTTTGGTGGGCTTTTAactggttgctaattgggctaaaaattaattgttttggaggcccaaatacgttttgttgggTTAAAGccaaaaataacttattaaaaattagttattttggggtatatttttggctaaaatagcttattgaagcttttttttattttttattttttatactgatccactacaatataaaataaaaaccaaaacgacgtcattttggtttcaataataaatataaaattataaaaaactaaaaattaaaaaatcttatcggtcatatcggtttttcgataacaaattattaattgaccgattaccgaccgataagcttatcggtataaaatttttaaccgattactgactgataactatcggttacggttactatcggttcggttaaattCGGTAATTAGTCGGTAATCAgtaaccggttaatctgcccacccctagttATAAGATATTGTAAAtagtacattaaaaaaaaaacaattatatgatttaTTACAAATCTAAGATTGGTGATATTaatttttagggataaatgcaaaaatgcaaaattagtctatgtagttggcctaatttacaaattactccatatggtctaaaaaataatttataggtccctagggtaagccaaaataacattttagtCATTGAACTCATTTTctgttaaatgacttaacagaaaccgttacattgccacatcacatccaataaaaataagacgcgtgatattttttatttatgcttttaaaaaatgacaaataagcttttccacgtcattttaaggctccaacacacactccacgtcaaattaaataaacataatccctctatatccctCGTgccgccgtcgtcttcatctttccCCAACAATTCTTGTCGTCgtattcatcttcatcttcatgccatcgtcttcatcttccccagcGATTCTTgccgccgtcgtcttcatcttccccaaatAAAATgacacacacagagagagagagagagagagagagaggaatagaTTGTTTCTAACGTCcagaaacaatttttgaagatgcttcaatgcccaaaaacaaatccgAATTTTCATAGAAAGACCGGCCAAAAATGCACTAATCCAAAAATGCAGATGCCCAAAAATCTTAAAGTAACTCACAAATCGAAGATCATACCCATcggaagatgaagacgatggACGGCAAGAAtcattggggaagatgaagatgacggTTGCACAGGGGATATAGAAtaattaggtttatttaatttgacgtgaaatgtgtgttggagcctcaaaatgacgtggaaaaacttatttgtcattttttataagcataaataaaaaagaacacgtcttatttttattgggtgtgatgtggcaatataacggtttccgttaagtcatttaacggaaaatgagtttagagagtaaaatgttattttagccTACCCTAGGGagctataaattattttttaaaccacatggagtgatttataaattgacagaaatttcctccaaactggtatggaggaaatatcctcaaacccatgtaaaatagtgccaagtgtctataaacatttaaaagatacattaaatttagtctaaattagtaaactgatATTAAtaaggttaagaatttaatgtgccttttaaatgttggacaaaattttcctccaaactgggttggaggaatttcctccaacatAATCTATAAAAGTTACATGTGttccttgaacatgtgagatgcacatgtttttttaatagtagggacaaaattagaataaattttattaaaaaaaatttgcatatcacatgttattaaaaaaaaatgacacatgacacttttatagactaggttgaaggaaattcctcaaacccaatttggaggaaaactttgtccttaaatgtttatagatacttgacactattttatatgggttagaggatatttcctccataccggtttggaagaaatttgtgtcatttataaattaggtcaaccacaaggaccaattttgcatttattcctaatttttatgagtttataaagaaaattaacttaTCTAATTAACTCGAATGATAAAATCTTagcaataattaaataaatatttattaatacagattttcaaaaatcaataaatataaacaatgACGATTACGTTGCAAAAGAAATGAATAAGTTAGTTGATCAACTCCAAAAGACAGGATAAATGGCTCCCAAAGGCAGCCTtcttaatgtttttatatatagagaTCTTCTGTGTACAGCTTTAATAAGAGCCATCCTACCTGCCTTGCTGGCCAAGATAACCAAAATAAGCATGAAAATTATAGAGGAGGAAATCTCTGTTCTTCTTTACAACCTCCATGAGAATTTACAAGAGCTATGATTGTACAGAAAGCTCTATAGTGTAATTAGATGAATTCTAATGAAGCCTCTACCTATAGTGTTAAAGATTACAGAACACACAAATTCAATCAGCAATTTTTTGGTTAAAACTCTCTTTCAATAATCAAATCAGCTGCTGCACCCATTGCACCTACCCCTCCAAGTCCCAGCAGTGCCAAAGCCAATTCTTCCTCATTCCACTGCCTTAATCCTTTACTCAGCCTCTTCAACACATCCACATCAACCTCCAGCACCCACATTGGGGTGCAACCCACCAACAAGCTCACAAACCCTGATACATATGCCTGCCAAGTGGCACAATCACAACCAAGAGATATCTTTCCATCTAGTGCTCTTGCAAGAAATTCTAAGTGGGCCCCAAGAATCCTTGGCCGTCGTTTTGATGCTGTCGATGCCGAGTCAACTCCCCAAGCAAATGTCCCACAAAGCAGCACAAAGTATGCAAGAGCATAACCCCCCAGCATAGAAATCATACCTCCAGATTCTTCAACTTCCTGCCCTAACACATGGACTGACAGAAACCAAGAAGGTAGGGTTTCTCTGATCAAAGATTGAACCAAACCTGATCCACCAGATATCCAAATCAATGAAGCCCCAAGTGAAGCCGCAAGCTTGACACGCACCATTGCTGCAGCAAGAGAAACCTGCCCATATCTCAAACCATACTTGGCCTTCTTCCATTTCTCCACTTTATCTTTAGGCAACCCATTACTTGAAATATCTCTAACAGAAAGCATTAGTAGAGAGACAATTTCTTCCGTCATGAACATAACGTCTCTGATAGACCGATGCACTCTTAGGTAAAGAATTCCAGGGGCTACTGGAGTGATCCCAGCAGAGAATTGGGAGCCAATGCCATGGCCAAGGAGGGCACCCACACCACCATTGCTGTAAATGTGGGAGGAACTTAGCCCAAGAGTGGATGTGAAGCAGGTTTTAAGAAGCTGTACCACAGCATCACTGTTATGGTGGAAAACAGTATGCGAAGCTGAGAACACAAGAAAATCACTCCAACGCTTTATCTTCTGGGCCCACAAAGAGGCTACGATGGGCATGCATGGCCAGGGGCAACTAGAAGCAAGGGAATTCAAGGCTGGGCCAATCATGGCGAGGAAGCGTTCAGTGACTTTGTcaaatttataagtaattgtGAGGCTTACTAGGGCAGCCAACGGTAAAGGAAGTGTAGCTGGAGAGCTCCCACCTGCAAAGAAAACAGTTAGCTCTAATGACGACAGATTGATTTGTCAAACCCCAAGTTTCTAGTCCAACATATGTTAAAATTACATGCAAGCTCAGAAAATTCCATATTCCTGCATCTTCACCATGAGAAGATCATTCTGCAACAATAATTATAGGGTTTACTTATATTACAATAATCTATTGATCTTCGATGAAGTGTTTTCCATATAATCAAATAGATTTACAcaatatatgatatataatttGGTTCAGAGTCCACCGTCCCAACTTTTGCTGAAAAGTCACTTAGGATAGGATATTTGATCTTTGCAGTGGAGGCAGAGTGAATGGagatttttcatttgttaaatAACACATATTCAACAACCCAAAATGACAATGCATTATCTAGAGAATACAAGGAATTACCTACGGCAAGGCTTGGGACATCAACACCAGTGGCagctaatattttcttaatctGTTGCTCAACAATGGATAAGTTTGCAGCTGGGCTTGGCCAATCAGTTCCATTCATAAAAGCTGGCTTCCATATGCCTCGTGTTACTTCGGCGGAAAGGTAGCTTAGAATGGTAGCCAAAGTTGCCGGAAGAAAATCAGCAAGATCTTTGACTCCTGGGATGAAGAGCGTCAAGTCTTGAGGAATTCAATCAACAATCTAACAACAGAACATaatctttttctaaaagttcAAAGAGAAGACACGACTAGGAAATCAATCGTTCAGTCATTCCCAAAAgtccttttctatttttggaaaGGGCCatacatttcttttttgttaggTAAAGGGAGGAtcgtaaattttttattgaaccGCAAAGATATACAGAAACACCAACTTTAGCGAATTCACCACATATTTCGTCACGAGTGTGACCAGACTTCTGTGATAAATGCATATTAAAAATtctaaggaaaaagaaattgtgATAATAAAATAAGGTTCAACTTGCTCACACATCCAGGGTCAGTGCTTTGcctgttttctttaaaattctTGTTCTTATGATTTGATAACCTTTAAAGCATGaagattaataaaatttgaattctaGAGATTCTAAGAAAACTGGATATACCTGTAGCAAGTTCACGGGGAGAGAGTCTTCCATGGGCACAGGCCGTAAGAGCAGCATCAAGCACAAAGGGAGTAGCCTCCAGGATATCCCATGCAGGCACTTTGAGTCTAACAGAGGAATCCAGAGCCCCAGATCCTGAGGAATTAGTGGTTCCTGAAGTTTGAGTTAAAGGCTGACCgcctctatttatttttctgaacATCATATCGAGGAGTGTATCAACAATCTGATGAACAGGGGTCCCAGGTACAAGACCAGAGAGGATGGAAGCCATACATTCTTGATGCTGCCGGTACCAGAGTTTTAAGTTTGGAAAGGAATCAATAAATATAGGTTCTCTAGAAAAACTTAAGAATCTGGAAAGTCTTCTGCTTTTCATCTGATCCTTAGGTAATCTTCCAAAGGATGATAATTGTGAGTTCCGAACCAATAAGAGGTATTCAGGACTTAGCTGGGAAGCAATTGGCGGTGCATCTCCCATCACATGCTCAACAGGTGGCTGATCAAACCTCCATAACTTCAGCAGAAGTGTAAATGCATTGCAGAACACTGCATGACAAGAGAGTTCCTCCCCTGTTGTGAGAGCCCATGACACATTGGGTATACAAGACCCAAAAACCTCACAGATGGGCATCAATGCACCTGCAAGCAATGGAACCTGGCAATGAATGGAAAACAATATCAGTTCATGGAGAACATGAAAGCAATGGAGTTACTAATTTCTTTGTATGGTCCACGTATGCTATCctctctttttgtttcaattaaGTTTGAGTACATTCActaattgtgtgtgtgtgtatgcaGAGGCAGAAGAAGGAATCTTGCCTCCTCCCAAACACCGTTCCAGTAACTAATTCAAATGCAACCTCCATAAGCATATCTTAGTTAGTAGACCATTTTAAAAAGCAACCCACCAAGCCATGTAAGGAGAAAATCTGAACACAGTCTACAGCTGATATTCCAACAAGGAGAACATTCAAAAATGGAGCACAGCTGATCAAATGGCTATCACTCCCAGAGTAATCTGCAGGGACTGGAGGCAATAGCAATCTCATAATAAAAAGAATGGTGTGCTCCTGCAAACAATTGAAatcataacaaattaaaataaatggagATAGgccggggggggggggggagaccTTATGCAATAAAGAAGATAAGTAATCTGCTCTTGCACAAAACTAGTAAAAAGTCTATGGCCTACACATTACCTGTATATTCCAACCACGAACCAGAGATGCCCCACAGAGAATGGTAGCAGCAGATATCTTCTCGTCATCAGAACCATTGACTGCAATCTCATATATTTTCTCGAGTTCTGCTAAGCTTCCATCAAATCCATGAGCTTAAATTCAGTTGTATTACCACTGggtaaatttacaaaaaagagCATCTGATATACCtggtaaatttacaaaaaagagCATTTGATATACCTGGCTTCAGGAAAAAGAAGGGTGTAACTGAAGACCAGGTTACAGTCAGGAATTATAATAGTTAACTCGACACCTACCATCTCcagcatatatatgtatatacatatactcTTAAGACACATGCACATGAATGTATGCGTGTACTGGTTATGGTAGGGGCGGAGCCAGCAGAAGGCGAGAGGGGCAAACACCTCCCCCTGGATGGCCAAAAAATTCCTTTGGCCCAGGAAGAGTTTCCCCAGTAGTCCTGGTTGCCCACCCTTCTAGGCCATTATACAattttacctatcaaaaaaaaaacattaccaGCTATATCTCTCAGTCTCAACGGACTAAGCACTCCAGCGCCAGTCAATGTATTTGACACCGAACCACCCATGGCCGATAATACACTCTGGCAATGAGTTTCCTAGCATTACTGGTGCCGGTTAGAGTTATTGGCTTTTCCTAACATTACCGGCAACGCGTTTCCTAACACTGACATGAGTTTGGAAGCGTTTCTAGAATCACAAACGATAACATTGCTAGGTCATGCTGAGCCTTCAGTGTTACTGTGTTAGACTAGTGTATTTGACACCACACTGTTACATGCTCATTAAACACTACATTTAAtaacatttgtttttatttcactG
Coding sequences within it:
- the LOC132170632 gene encoding protein PALE CRESS, chloroplastic, coding for MEARVLELMCLLPPPPLSTRSVVLARLPVFPYPSPFKPKYSTHSVLRRSTSKDEPLIDGLPKEYYDDEWQARQREKTKELHRRRQDEEEEEERKVEEYREIGMRLKGYPEEDVKKARRLVASFILAAEEVEEKIEEAAEKGELTELVLMVIWNRRDLARRDEEKDAIRSLDLLYRRVETEILKREATPAMRLLNDLLNMHDGFDDEGWLKECKKRMIDTFPREDPFSILVPAGFDIDKHQGPLRPPLEADDALLRVDFVREVDALLQEVKFEQSEAQNAQGLDPESVASRLKKQEKQQTIRQVEALLDLAINLKW